One part of the Streptomyces lydicus genome encodes these proteins:
- the allB gene encoding allantoinase AllB, with protein sequence MSEIELVLRSTRVVTPQGTRAATVTVKDGRIDAVLPHDAEVPAGARIEDLGDDVLLPGLVDTHVHVNDPGRTEWEGFWTATRAAAAGGITTLVDMPLNSLPPTTTAAHLDTKREVARSKAHIDVGFWGGAVPGNVKDLRPLHDAGVFGFKCFLSPSGVDEFPEVDQEQLAAALGEIAGFDGLLIVHAEDPGHLDEAPEPHGPKYADFLASRPRISENDAIAGLIVLAKQLDARVHVLHLSSSDALPLIAAARREGVRITVETCPHFLTLTAEEVPDGATEFKCCPPIREAANQDALWEGLADGTIDCIVSDHSPSTADLKTPDFGAAWGGISSLQLGLPAIWTEARERGHSLDDVVRWMATAPAALVGLGRKGAIEPGRDADFAVLAPDETFTVDPQALQHRNKITAYAGKTLYGVVRSTWLRGRRINDGTTLTEPTGELLERTPQA encoded by the coding sequence GTGTCCGAAATTGAGCTGGTGCTGCGTTCCACGCGGGTCGTCACCCCGCAGGGGACGCGCGCCGCGACCGTCACCGTCAAGGACGGCCGGATCGACGCGGTGCTGCCGCACGACGCCGAGGTCCCGGCCGGGGCGCGGATCGAGGACCTCGGGGACGACGTCCTGCTGCCCGGCCTCGTCGACACCCACGTCCACGTCAACGACCCCGGCCGCACCGAGTGGGAGGGCTTCTGGACCGCCACCCGCGCGGCCGCGGCCGGCGGCATCACCACCCTCGTGGACATGCCGCTCAACAGCCTGCCGCCCACGACCACCGCGGCCCACCTCGACACCAAGCGCGAGGTGGCCCGCAGCAAGGCCCACATCGACGTCGGCTTCTGGGGCGGCGCCGTCCCCGGCAACGTCAAGGACCTGCGCCCGCTGCACGACGCCGGCGTCTTCGGCTTCAAGTGCTTCCTGTCGCCCTCCGGCGTGGACGAGTTCCCCGAGGTCGACCAGGAGCAGCTCGCCGCCGCCCTCGGGGAGATCGCCGGCTTCGACGGCCTGCTGATCGTGCACGCCGAGGACCCCGGCCACCTGGACGAGGCGCCCGAGCCGCACGGCCCCAAGTACGCCGACTTCCTCGCCTCCCGCCCCCGCATCTCCGAGAACGACGCCATCGCCGGCCTCATCGTCCTCGCCAAGCAACTCGACGCGCGGGTGCACGTCCTGCACCTGTCTTCCAGCGACGCGCTGCCGCTGATCGCCGCCGCCCGGCGCGAGGGCGTGCGGATCACCGTCGAGACCTGCCCGCACTTCCTGACCCTGACCGCCGAGGAAGTCCCGGACGGCGCGACGGAGTTCAAGTGCTGCCCGCCGATCCGCGAGGCCGCCAACCAGGACGCGCTGTGGGAGGGGCTGGCCGACGGCACCATCGACTGCATCGTCTCCGACCACTCGCCCTCCACCGCCGATCTCAAGACCCCCGACTTCGGGGCGGCCTGGGGCGGCATCTCCTCCCTCCAGCTGGGCCTGCCCGCCATCTGGACCGAGGCCCGTGAACGCGGCCACTCGCTCGACGACGTCGTGCGCTGGATGGCCACCGCGCCGGCCGCCCTGGTCGGCCTCGGCCGGAAGGGCGCCATCGAGCCCGGCCGGGACGCCGACTTCGCGGTCCTCGCGCCCGACGAGACCTTCACCGTCGACCCGCAGGCCCTCCAGCACCGCAACAAGATCACCGCATACGCCGGCAAGACCCTGTACGGCGTCGTACGGTCCACCTGGCTGCGCGGCCGGCGGATCAACGACGGCACCACCCTCACCGAACCCACCGGTGAACTGCTCGAACGGACCCCCCAGGCATGA
- the alc gene encoding allantoicase translates to MTTDGIPRYTGDARPYGGGDPYADYRTPGAAGLPFAHLPDLADRRLGGGVLAANDEFFAERENLLTPGPAHFDPELFGHKGKVMDGWETRRRRGTDGAHPFPADDDHDWALVRLGAPGVIHGIVVDTAHFRGNYPQSVSVEGTCVDGSPSPEDLLSGDVTWTTLVPRTAIGGHAANAFAVDAGRRFTHLRLNQHPDGGVARLRVHGEVVPAPGWLAALGTFDLVALENGGRVEDASDRFYSSPTHTIQPGRSRKMDDGWETRRRRGTGNDWVRYRLTEQSRIRAVEIDTGYLKGNAAGWASLSGRDGDSGGWVELLPRTRLQPDTVHRFLLDDAPAATHVRIDIFPDGGIARLRLHGSLTEEGARRLAARHQELGG, encoded by the coding sequence ATGACCACCGACGGCATACCCCGCTACACCGGCGACGCGCGCCCGTACGGCGGCGGCGACCCGTACGCCGACTACCGCACCCCCGGCGCCGCCGGCCTCCCCTTCGCCCATCTCCCCGACCTCGCCGACCGCCGGCTGGGCGGTGGCGTGCTCGCCGCGAACGACGAGTTCTTCGCCGAGCGGGAGAACCTCCTCACGCCCGGGCCCGCCCACTTCGACCCCGAGCTCTTCGGCCACAAGGGCAAGGTCATGGACGGCTGGGAGACCCGCAGACGGCGCGGCACCGACGGCGCCCACCCGTTCCCGGCGGACGACGACCACGACTGGGCGCTGGTCCGCCTCGGGGCGCCCGGCGTCATCCACGGCATCGTCGTCGACACCGCCCACTTCCGCGGCAACTACCCGCAGTCCGTGAGCGTCGAGGGCACTTGCGTCGACGGTTCACCGTCGCCCGAGGACCTGCTGTCCGGCGACGTGACGTGGACGACCCTCGTGCCGCGCACCGCCATCGGCGGCCACGCGGCCAACGCCTTCGCCGTCGACGCCGGGCGGCGCTTCACCCACCTCCGCCTCAACCAGCACCCCGACGGGGGCGTCGCCCGCCTGCGCGTGCACGGCGAGGTCGTCCCGGCGCCCGGCTGGCTGGCCGCACTGGGCACCTTCGACCTCGTCGCGCTGGAGAACGGCGGCCGGGTCGAGGACGCCTCGGACCGCTTCTACTCCTCGCCGACGCACACCATCCAGCCGGGCCGCTCCCGCAAGATGGACGACGGCTGGGAGACCCGCCGCCGTCGCGGCACCGGCAACGACTGGGTGCGCTACCGCCTCACCGAACAGTCCCGGATCCGCGCGGTGGAGATCGACACCGGCTACCTCAAGGGCAACGCGGCGGGCTGGGCGAGCCTGTCCGGACGCGACGGCGACAGCGGCGGGTGGGTGGAACTGCTGCCCCGTACGCGGCTGCAGCCCGACACCGTCCACCGCTTCCTGCTCGACGACGCGCCCGCCGCCACCCATGTCCGGATCGACATCTTCCCGGACGGCGGCATCGCCCGGCTCCGGCTGCACGGCTCGCTCACCGAGGAGGGGGCGCGCCGACTCGCCGCCCGTCACCAGGAGTTGGGCGGCTGA